Within Epilithonimonas zeae, the genomic segment CGCGAAGCGCAAAAATGAGAATTGGAACAAAGTTATAAATCATAAATGATAGGCGATAAATGATTATCAATTACCATTCATCACTTATCAATTATAAAAACGTGGCAAAGCAGACAACCTATAATAAGCAGAAAAAGAAACTCACTTTTATGGACATCATAAAAGGGAATTTTCTTAACCGTGATGAGGTCAAAGCCCATTACAAATATTTTCTGTTCATTTTCGGATTGTTGATGGTGATGATTTATAGTAATCACTTGGTTAATAAAAAAATAGAACACGTTAACAAGCTTAAAGAAGAAACGGAAGAATATAAATCCAGAAACGCTTACGCACAAAGTAGGCTGATAAAAATAAGAATGGAATCCGAACTGGGAAAAGAAATGGTTCAGGATTCTTTGGTGAGTTTGGAAAGCCACCCGATGAAATTATTGATAAAAGTAGATAGCACAGATGATAAAGCAGCCAAATAACAATTACGAAAAAAAACGTTCCAATGCGTTGAAGTGGGGCTACCTTTTTGTTTTGGGAGCTTTCATTTTGTTTGTTATCTTTTTGGGTAGAATTATGATTCTTCAGAATACCAATGTTGAAGAATTCGAAAATAATTACATCAGCAAAAATTACCGAGAAGCAACCTTGAAAGCAGCTCGTGGAAATCTTTTCGCTTCCGATGGTTCTATCTTGGCAACAACGGTGATGCGTTATGATATCTATCTAGATTTCAAATCAATGAGAGATACGATTTACTCCAATAATATTGGTGCTTTGACAGATTCTCTTAGTAAAATGTTCGATAAGCCGAGAAGTTATTTCAGAGCGAAATTGGATGCACAAAACAAGAAAAATAATCAATATTATCTTTTAGCGAAAGGTTTGGACTTCGATGAGTATGATAGAATCCGTGAGTTTCCGATTTTCAAAAAAGGTAAAAATAAAGGAGGTTTCATCGTAGAAAGAAATTTCCGAAGAGAATTGGCAACAACGCAAATCGGAGCCGGAACCATCGGAGCTGATAATGGCGAATCAAAATCTGGTTTGGAAGGTGCTTTTAGTAAATTCTTAACCGGAATTGACGGAAAAAGATTGGAGCAAAAAATCACTTCTACACAATGGAAACCAATCGATTACTGGAAGGTTCAGGAGCCTGTTGATGGACAAGACGTTTATACAACTTTGGATTTGAGGATTCAAGATATTGCACATTCCGCATTGGAAAATCAACTCATCAAATTCGATGCGAATCACGGAAGTGTTGTTGTAATGGAAGTTGAAACTGGGAAAATCCGTGCGATGGTTAATCTTAGAAGAACTGATCCGGGAATCTATGTTGATGCTTACAATTATACTGTGAAAGATGCGCAGGAGCCAGGTTCTACATTCAAAACAGTGTCACTTTTGGCAGCGATGGACGATGGTTTTATTGATGAAAATACGAAAGTCAACATCGGAAACGGAATCTGGACTTACGCAGGACAAAGAATCACAGATGGTCACGGCGGCGGAACTTATGATGTAAGTGATGTCTTGGCGAAATCAAGTAATGTTGGAGCGGCTAAAATAATTACGCAACATTACGCTGATAAGCCGGAAGTTTTCATAGACCATCTTAAAAAATGGAAGATGTTTGATAAAATGCAAATCGAACTTCCAGGAATTGCAAAACCATCGATTCAGACACCTCAAAGCAAACGTTGGAACAAAGCGACTTTGGCTTCGTTGGGTTATGGATATTCTTCAAGCTTTCCATTATTACAATTGGTTGCTTTCTATAATGGAATTGCGAATAAAGGGAAAATGGTAAAACCGCTTTTCATTGATAAAATAATGAAAGATGGTAAGGTTCTTTACGAAGCCAATCCTGAAATCATGGTTAAAAAAATGGCTTCGGATAAAGCGATTACGATGATGACGCACGCTTTGACAAAAGCGGTTGAAAAAGGAACAGCAAAAAGTATCTATACTCCGAATCTTAAAATTGCGGGTAAAACGGGAACGGCAAGATTCGAATATTGGAAAGCTGGACCAATGAAGTATCAGGCGTCATTTGCAGGATTTTATCCGGCTGATAATCCGAAATATACGTGTATCGTAGTTGTGAATCAGCCTGATCCTTCAAAAGGATTTTACGGAGGAACGGTTTCTGCGCCGGTTTTCAAAGAGATTGCTGGAAAGACATTCTTGAAAACGCCTCTGAATGTTGAGAAAGATCTTTTGGTTGAACATAAAGTTAACCTTAATAAAATGACTGCACCAAATGTAAAGGTGAATGTCACAAGAGATTCGATGCCGAATTTGGTTGGAATGATTGGAAAGAATGTGATTCCTCAGCTTGAAAATCTGGGTTACAGAGTAGATTATAAAGGTGTTGGAAAAATTATGGGACAATTTCCTGCAGAAGGAGCGACTATTGGAAAGAACCAAAAGATTTATTTGAATCTTCAAAACTAAAAAAGCGACGAAGTCGCGTATGTTGGTAGAAATAAAAACGAATTATAATAACAATGAGGTGCGAAGCACCGAAATATTGGTTAAATGATATTACAAAATTTATTACAAAGGATTACAGTTTTAGAAGCCATCGGAACTCTTGAAAGAGAGGTTTCGGAATTGGTTTTTGACAGCAGAAAAGTTGTTGAAAATTCTTTGTATGTTGCACTGAAAGGAACTGTTTCAGATGGACATTCATACATCAATCAAAGCATTGAAAAAGGTGCAAGAGTGATTGTTTGCGAGGACTTACCTTCAGAAATTAATGATGAAATAACTTATTTAAGAGTTAAGGATTCTTCCAAAACTTTAGGACATTTAGCTTCTAATTTTTACGGAAATCCTTCTCAAAAATTAAATCTAATCGGCGTTACCGGAACTAATGGAAAAACTTCTGTAACGACATTGTTATTTGATATTTTCAAAAATCTGGGTTATCAATCCGTTTTAATTTCAACTGTTGAATATAGAATCGGAGATGAGATTATTCCTTCTACACACACAACGCCAGACGTAATTCGATTGAATCAAATACTGGCAAAAGCTGTTGAAATCGGATGTGAATATGCCTTTATGGAAGTAAGTTCTCACGGAATTTCCCAAGATAGAATCGAAGGTTTGCATTTTAAAATTGCCGGTTTTACGAATATCACGCATGACCATTTGGATTATCATAAGACTTTCCAAAATTATATCTACGCTAAGAAGAGATTCTTTGACGAGTTGGAAGATTCAGCGGTTGCAATTACAAATGCTGATGACAAAAACGGATTGGTAATGTTACAGAATACCAAAGCGAAAAAGAAGACATTTGCTTTGAAAACAATGGCAGATTTTCACGGAAAAGTTCTAGAAATTGACTTCAATGGGATGTTGCTGAACTTCAATAACAAAGAATTCTGGACAACTTTGACGGGAAAATTCAATGCTTATAATTTGCTTTTAGCTTATGGAATTGCTTTGGAATTAGGAATGGACGAAACAGAAGTTCTTCAGGCGATTTCAGTGCTTCAAAGGGTGAACGGAAGATTCGAAACGATAAAATCCGACAGCGGAATTTTCTTCGTGGTGGATTATTCGCACACGCCGGATGCATTGGAAAATGTGTTGGATAGCATCAACGAAATCAGAACCAAAAACGAAAGATTGATTTGTGTTTTCGGTTGTGGAGGCGACAGAGACAAAACCAAACGTCCGGAAATGGGCGACATCGCTACCAAAAAATCGACTTTGGCAATCATCACTTCTGACAATCCAAGAACGGAAGACCCGATACAGATTATCAAAGAAATAGAAGCTGGTGTTCAACCACAGAATTTTAGCAAATACACTTCGATTCCTGACAGAAGAGAAGCTATAAAAATGGCCATCAAATTTGCTGAACCAAAAGATATTGTTGTTGTAGCTGGAAAAGGGCACGAAACATATCAGGAAATCAATGGAGTGAAACATCATTTTGATGACAAAGAAACGATTAGGGAATTATTACAATTAATGGGAAAATAACAAAATATGCTTTATTACCTATACGAATATCTTTCCAGCCACGGAATCCACGTTCCGGGAATGAACTTGTTCAAATACATTTCGTTCCGTGCGGCGATGGCAGTTTTGTTTTCGCTGATTATTGCGATGGCTTACGGAAAAAGGATCATCAATTTCCTGAGAAGAAGACAAATGGGAGAATTGGTAAGAGACCTTGGTCTTGAAGGACAGAAGCAGAAAGAAGGAACGCCGACAATGGGAGGTTTGATTATCATTTTGGCGACCATCATTCCGGTTTTGTTATTCACCCGAATCACCAATATCTATATTGTCCTTTTGATTATTTCGGTTTTGTGGATGGGAGCCATTGGATTTTTAGACGATTATCTCAAAAAAGTTAAGAAAAATAAAGACGGATTAAGTGGGAAATTCAAAGTGATTGGGCAAGTTGGGTTAGGCTTAATTGTCGGAGTTACAATGTATTTCCATCCTGATGTTGAGGTTAAGAGAAAATATGCAGACGCAACGGTTATCAACAGAAATAATGTAGAACAGAATTTTATGCCGGACGAAAAAATTCCGGTTTCCACGGTTCCTTTTACAAAAAATAACGAGTTCGATTACAGTGGGATTTTATTCTGGATGGATGATGCAAAAGCGCACGAATGGGCTTGGATCGTTTTCATCCCGATTGTAATTTTCATTGTAACAGCAGTTTCTAACGGTGCAAATATCACGGATGGAATTGACGGATTAGCTGCAGGGACAAGTACAGTGATTCTATTGACTTTAGCATTTTTTGCTTACGTTTCCGGAAATATGATTTTCGCAGACTATCTGAATATTATGTTTCTTCCGCATATGGGCGAGACGACGATTTTTGCGCTTGCATTGGTTGGAGCGGTAATAGGATTTTTCTGGTACAACACTTATCCGGCGCAGATTTTTATGGGCGATACAGGAAGTTTAATGTTGGGAGGTGTAATAGCCGTTTTAGCAATCATTCTAAGGAAAGAATTATTAATTCCCGTTTTATGCGGCGTGTTCCTTATCGAAAATCTTTCAGTGATTCTGCAGGTAATGGTTTTCAAATACAGAAAAAGAAAATATGGGCTGGAATATGCTCAAAACAATAGATTATTCAAAATGTCTCCATTACATCACCATTATCAGAAAGAAGGGTTTCACGAGAGCAAAATCGTAAACCGAATGATAATCATAGGTGTAATGCTGGCAATTATTTGTTTAATTACTTTAAAAACTAGATAAAAACTAATAATCATAAATGAGAGTAGTAATACTTGGAGGAGGTGAAAGCGGTGTTGGTGCCGCGTATTTGGCAAAAGCCAAAGGCTTTGATGTCTTTCTTTCGGATATGGGAATTATCCGTGAGAATTACAAAAAAGAACTGGACGAACTAGGGATTGATTATGAAGACGGAATACATTCTGAAGAAAAAATTCTGAATGCCGATTGGGTCATCAAAAGCCCCGGAATTCCAAAGAAGGCAGAAATGGTTCAGAAGATTCAGGAGAAAGGAATCCGGTTATCTTCTGAGATTGAATTTGCATCGGAATTTACCAATGCAAAAATCATTGCGATTACAGGAAGTAACGGGAAAACGACGACAACGTCTTTGATTTATTACATCCTGAAAGAAGACGGTTTCAATGTCGGATTGGGTGGAAACATAGGGAAGAGCTTTGCAAAACAGGTGGCTGAAGAGAGTTTTGATTATTATGTATTGGAAGTGAGCAGCTTTCAGTTGGAT encodes:
- a CDS encoding penicillin-binding transpeptidase domain-containing protein, which codes for MIKQPNNNYEKKRSNALKWGYLFVLGAFILFVIFLGRIMILQNTNVEEFENNYISKNYREATLKAARGNLFASDGSILATTVMRYDIYLDFKSMRDTIYSNNIGALTDSLSKMFDKPRSYFRAKLDAQNKKNNQYYLLAKGLDFDEYDRIREFPIFKKGKNKGGFIVERNFRRELATTQIGAGTIGADNGESKSGLEGAFSKFLTGIDGKRLEQKITSTQWKPIDYWKVQEPVDGQDVYTTLDLRIQDIAHSALENQLIKFDANHGSVVVMEVETGKIRAMVNLRRTDPGIYVDAYNYTVKDAQEPGSTFKTVSLLAAMDDGFIDENTKVNIGNGIWTYAGQRITDGHGGGTYDVSDVLAKSSNVGAAKIITQHYADKPEVFIDHLKKWKMFDKMQIELPGIAKPSIQTPQSKRWNKATLASLGYGYSSSFPLLQLVAFYNGIANKGKMVKPLFIDKIMKDGKVLYEANPEIMVKKMASDKAITMMTHALTKAVEKGTAKSIYTPNLKIAGKTGTARFEYWKAGPMKYQASFAGFYPADNPKYTCIVVVNQPDPSKGFYGGTVSAPVFKEIAGKTFLKTPLNVEKDLLVEHKVNLNKMTAPNVKVNVTRDSMPNLVGMIGKNVIPQLENLGYRVDYKGVGKIMGQFPAEGATIGKNQKIYLNLQN
- the mraY gene encoding phospho-N-acetylmuramoyl-pentapeptide-transferase translates to MLYYLYEYLSSHGIHVPGMNLFKYISFRAAMAVLFSLIIAMAYGKRIINFLRRRQMGELVRDLGLEGQKQKEGTPTMGGLIIILATIIPVLLFTRITNIYIVLLIISVLWMGAIGFLDDYLKKVKKNKDGLSGKFKVIGQVGLGLIVGVTMYFHPDVEVKRKYADATVINRNNVEQNFMPDEKIPVSTVPFTKNNEFDYSGILFWMDDAKAHEWAWIVFIPIVIFIVTAVSNGANITDGIDGLAAGTSTVILLTLAFFAYVSGNMIFADYLNIMFLPHMGETTIFALALVGAVIGFFWYNTYPAQIFMGDTGSLMLGGVIAVLAIILRKELLIPVLCGVFLIENLSVILQVMVFKYRKRKYGLEYAQNNRLFKMSPLHHHYQKEGFHESKIVNRMIIIGVMLAIICLITLKTR
- a CDS encoding FtsL-like putative cell division protein; this encodes MAKQTTYNKQKKKLTFMDIIKGNFLNRDEVKAHYKYFLFIFGLLMVMIYSNHLVNKKIEHVNKLKEETEEYKSRNAYAQSRLIKIRMESELGKEMVQDSLVSLESHPMKLLIKVDSTDDKAAK
- a CDS encoding UDP-N-acetylmuramoyl-L-alanyl-D-glutamate--2,6-diaminopimelate ligase, with protein sequence MILQNLLQRITVLEAIGTLEREVSELVFDSRKVVENSLYVALKGTVSDGHSYINQSIEKGARVIVCEDLPSEINDEITYLRVKDSSKTLGHLASNFYGNPSQKLNLIGVTGTNGKTSVTTLLFDIFKNLGYQSVLISTVEYRIGDEIIPSTHTTPDVIRLNQILAKAVEIGCEYAFMEVSSHGISQDRIEGLHFKIAGFTNITHDHLDYHKTFQNYIYAKKRFFDELEDSAVAITNADDKNGLVMLQNTKAKKKTFALKTMADFHGKVLEIDFNGMLLNFNNKEFWTTLTGKFNAYNLLLAYGIALELGMDETEVLQAISVLQRVNGRFETIKSDSGIFFVVDYSHTPDALENVLDSINEIRTKNERLICVFGCGGDRDKTKRPEMGDIATKKSTLAIITSDNPRTEDPIQIIKEIEAGVQPQNFSKYTSIPDRREAIKMAIKFAEPKDIVVVAGKGHETYQEINGVKHHFDDKETIRELLQLMGK